Proteins encoded within one genomic window of Verrucomicrobiia bacterium:
- a CDS encoding preprotein translocase subunit SecE, which produces MTSKLAQWAQVHWLQTALLLAAILITLALVIRYWSKILSFSREVNVELKKCSWPWDPMQTGLRRYKELIDSTVVVIVSMVLLGAYTSFFDLILMKVVGLVIQLHI; this is translated from the coding sequence ATGACTTCAAAATTAGCGCAATGGGCACAAGTGCATTGGTTGCAGACCGCTTTATTACTAGCGGCTATTCTGATTACCTTAGCTCTTGTGATTCGTTATTGGTCTAAAATTTTAAGTTTTAGCCGGGAAGTCAACGTAGAACTCAAAAAGTGCAGTTGGCCCTGGGATCCCATGCAAACCGGATTGCGTCGCTACAAAGAGTTAATTGACTCTACCGTAGTCGTTATTGTTTCTATGGTTTTATTAGGCGCTTATACCAGCTTTTTTGATCTTATTCTCATGAAAGTAGTCGGTCTAGTCATTCAACTTCATATCTAA
- the tuf gene encoding elongation factor Tu, whose translation MAKEAFKRDKPHVNIGTIGHVDHGKTTLTAAITTILSKQGLAEAKAYDQIDAAPEEKERGITINTAHVEYQTDKRHYAHVDCPGHADYIKNMITGAAQMDGAILVVSAADGPMPQTREHILLARQVGVPALVVFLNKCDMVDDKELLDLVELEVRELLTQYEFPGDKIPIVKGSAVKALASADPNSADAKCILDLMNAVDTYIPLPERPKDQPFLMSVEDVFNIEGRGTVATGRVERGVLKKMEEVEIVGLKPTQKTVATDIEMFRKLLDQAEAGDNVGVLLRGVKKEDVERGQVISKPGTITPHKKFKAEVYVLSKEEGGRHTPFFSNYRPQFFFRTTDVTGTIKLPANVEMVMPGDNISMEVELLAPVAMEKTMRFAIREGGRTVGAGRVTEIIE comes from the coding sequence ATGGCGAAGGAAGCATTTAAACGCGATAAACCCCACGTTAATATTGGCACAATTGGTCACGTGGACCATGGAAAGACAACTTTGACCGCCGCCATTACTACGATTTTGTCCAAGCAAGGTTTGGCAGAAGCTAAGGCTTACGATCAAATTGACGCGGCTCCTGAAGAAAAAGAGCGCGGAATCACGATTAACACAGCGCACGTCGAATATCAGACTGATAAACGTCACTATGCTCACGTGGATTGTCCGGGTCACGCTGACTATATTAAAAACATGATTACCGGCGCTGCTCAGATGGATGGAGCGATTCTCGTGGTGAGTGCGGCTGATGGACCGATGCCACAAACTCGCGAACATATCCTTTTAGCACGCCAAGTCGGGGTGCCTGCCTTGGTTGTATTTCTCAATAAATGCGACATGGTTGATGATAAAGAATTGCTTGATTTGGTGGAACTTGAAGTTCGTGAGCTTCTCACTCAATACGAATTTCCTGGCGATAAAATTCCTATTGTGAAAGGCAGTGCTGTAAAAGCTTTAGCTTCTGCTGATCCCAATAGCGCTGATGCCAAATGCATTTTAGATCTCATGAACGCGGTGGATACTTATATTCCATTGCCAGAACGTCCGAAAGATCAGCCTTTCCTCATGTCTGTTGAAGACGTATTTAACATTGAAGGTCGCGGAACAGTTGCAACCGGTCGCGTGGAGCGAGGTGTTTTAAAGAAAATGGAAGAAGTAGAAATTGTCGGATTAAAACCCACTCAAAAAACAGTGGCAACTGACATTGAAATGTTTAGAAAACTTCTCGATCAAGCTGAAGCGGGCGATAACGTGGGTGTATTGCTTCGCGGCGTGAAAAAGGAAGACGTGGAACGCGGTCAAGTGATTTCGAAACCAGGCACGATTACCCCTCATAAGAAATTCAAGGCAGAAGTTTATGTATTGAGCAAAGAAGAAGGTGGTCGACACACTCCTTTCTTTTCCAATTACCGACCTCAATTTTTCTTCCGCACGACCGACGTGACAGGCACGATCAAACTACCTGCCAACGTTGAAATGGTAATGCCAGGTGATAACATATCCATGGAAGTCGAATTGTTAGCGCCCGTGGCTATGGAAAAAACCATGCGCTTTGCGATTCGAGAAGGTGGTAGAACCGTAGGGGCAGGCCGTGTTACCGAAATTATTGAATAA
- a CDS encoding FG-GAP-like repeat-containing protein, translating to MERNRIIFLFLVIFAALTPLQSYATDETNAPPVYVTNIVAEPFYGKFKSKILKITKIAPGADSINTLITSEENRPFKPKAIRDINGDGNVDLLSQTGQVIRIAYGPNFSSNITALSVPLPNPGFKLVATGDIDGDGDVDLILQRKKKITAYLANEGTYQQTQLQFGNTLAPRAKVLGALYQNNTFTEVQTIDPIVLQNNTIGSTLNTVAVPNTSPILLVKVGRELFGYTNNNGIFFPSSLPLYTLQPKEKFVGTFKTGLTPQVTASSTKTTTTVDEENNIVNQTEGITHTVGGLDIVIQKRREVFALSSINNFTLPILVASNRAGVKIIGPK from the coding sequence ATGGAGCGCAATCGAATCATTTTTCTATTTCTTGTTATCTTCGCGGCTTTGACTCCGCTTCAAAGTTACGCCACTGACGAAACAAATGCACCCCCTGTTTATGTCACCAATATTGTGGCAGAACCTTTTTATGGAAAATTTAAATCAAAGATTTTAAAAATTACTAAAATTGCGCCAGGTGCCGATTCAATCAATACTTTAATTACCTCTGAAGAAAATCGTCCTTTTAAACCTAAAGCTATTCGAGATATTAATGGTGATGGTAATGTCGATTTATTGAGCCAAACTGGGCAAGTAATAAGGATTGCTTATGGCCCTAATTTTTCTAGTAATATTACCGCTCTTTCGGTTCCGCTGCCCAATCCTGGTTTTAAACTCGTTGCCACGGGTGACATTGATGGAGATGGAGATGTTGATCTTATTTTGCAACGCAAGAAAAAAATAACTGCTTATTTAGCAAATGAAGGAACCTATCAACAAACTCAACTACAATTTGGTAATACTCTTGCTCCTCGAGCCAAGGTATTAGGTGCTTTATATCAAAACAATACATTTACTGAAGTTCAAACAATCGATCCTATCGTTTTACAGAACAATACTATCGGCTCTACTCTTAATACGGTTGCTGTACCCAATACTAGTCCTATTTTACTAGTAAAAGTTGGTAGAGAACTTTTTGGGTATACTAATAATAACGGCATTTTTTTCCCTTCATCATTACCTTTATATACCCTACAGCCTAAAGAAAAATTTGTTGGAACCTTTAAAACAGGACTTACCCCCCAAGTTACGGCTTCATCCACTAAAACAACAACAACGGTTGACGAAGAAAATAATATCGTAAATCAAACTGAAGGCATTACTCACACCGTGGGAGGACTTGATATTGTCATTCAAAAACGCCGTGAAGTTTTCGCTCTTTCAAGTATCAACAACTTCACACTGCCTATTTTAGTTGCTAGCAACCGAGCTGGTGTAAAAATTATTGGCCCCAAATAA
- a CDS encoding HEAT repeat domain-containing protein, with protein sequence MSRFFLFLVVLALAGCGNAKEKKIISDVETLMKFHEYSKAMMVLKEALQTEPKNKKFLRYRILVLLKAEQPDLAYAAYRQMKEKISSGDDVLLKALENEDVAIRVTAAQVLSVAKEPESVPALIKRVSDSDETVRRAAINALRELKDWRATEALLKALKDESWFVRGEAAQALSAIGATEALPALFEALHDSDAYVKQAAGAALIALANGDSLEIFSQQLSHDDWETKLIAAIALAKNGNDRGKTFLIRALEESQGDAWHRRLCVEALIDLKASEALPLLQKIAEGDKDSQVRLAAITALGLMPDASSFAVLDRIRKNPQISPAVRAHAEEALRLIDATLRNPIY encoded by the coding sequence ATGAGCCGTTTTTTTTTATTTTTGGTTGTGTTGGCTTTGGCAGGTTGTGGCAATGCCAAGGAGAAAAAAATTATTTCTGACGTGGAAACGTTGATGAAATTTCATGAATATAGTAAAGCCATGATGGTTTTGAAGGAGGCGTTGCAAACAGAACCAAAAAATAAAAAATTTTTGCGTTATCGCATTTTAGTCTTGTTAAAGGCTGAGCAACCCGATTTGGCTTATGCTGCTTATCGGCAAATGAAAGAAAAAATCTCTTCGGGTGATGATGTTTTATTGAAGGCATTGGAGAATGAGGATGTCGCGATTCGTGTCACGGCGGCCCAGGTTTTATCAGTTGCTAAAGAGCCAGAATCGGTTCCTGCTTTGATTAAGCGAGTGAGTGATTCGGATGAAACGGTTCGACGCGCGGCAATTAATGCGTTAAGAGAACTAAAAGATTGGCGTGCTACAGAGGCGTTGTTAAAAGCGTTAAAAGATGAATCCTGGTTTGTGCGAGGTGAAGCGGCGCAGGCATTGAGCGCTATTGGCGCGACAGAGGCTTTACCTGCTTTATTCGAGGCTTTGCACGATTCGGATGCTTATGTGAAACAAGCAGCGGGCGCTGCACTGATTGCTTTAGCAAATGGAGATAGCTTGGAAATTTTTTCTCAACAATTATCGCATGACGATTGGGAAACAAAATTGATCGCAGCCATTGCTTTGGCAAAGAACGGTAATGATCGAGGGAAAACGTTTTTAATTCGAGCTTTGGAAGAATCTCAAGGAGATGCCTGGCATCGTCGTCTTTGTGTGGAAGCGTTGATTGATTTAAAAGCATCAGAAGCTTTGCCTTTATTGCAGAAAATAGCGGAGGGAGATAAAGATTCGCAAGTGCGTCTGGCAGCAATCACGGCGTTAGGGTTAATGCCCGATGCCAGTTCTTTTGCGGTGTTGGATCGAATTCGAAAAAATCCTCAAATTTCTCCAGCCGTTCGAGCTCACGCAGAAGAAGCGCTGCGTTTAATTGATGCAACACTACGCAATCCAATTTATTAA
- a CDS encoding rhomboid family intramembrane serine protease → MFRSSLRYFSFGIVNGLIALNVVVFLLQLATDRDPWLVRYFALSSFGWEEGRYYQLFTYMWLHGGFAHLLFNMIGLWVFGRELEPIAGRWHFIFLYLLSGLAGGILWIIFNLNSLYPMIGASASVLGLVTAFAVLFPRVPLLIFPLPFPVQARWMAVGYTLLTLIFIFRGALSQVAHLAHLGGIVVGFVYARFFLVKRMKMFPTRF, encoded by the coding sequence ATGTTTCGATCTTCATTGCGTTATTTTTCTTTTGGCATCGTGAATGGATTGATTGCCCTGAACGTGGTAGTTTTTCTTTTACAATTAGCAACCGATCGTGACCCTTGGCTAGTTCGTTATTTTGCCTTGAGTTCTTTTGGTTGGGAAGAAGGGCGTTATTACCAGCTTTTTACTTATATGTGGTTGCATGGAGGGTTTGCGCATTTGCTGTTTAATATGATCGGTCTTTGGGTTTTTGGCCGTGAATTGGAGCCGATTGCTGGACGCTGGCATTTTATTTTTTTGTATTTGTTGAGTGGTTTGGCAGGAGGCATTTTATGGATCATTTTTAATTTAAATTCTCTTTATCCGATGATAGGAGCCAGCGCTTCGGTGTTGGGATTGGTCACGGCGTTTGCCGTGTTGTTTCCCCGAGTGCCTTTGCTTATTTTTCCTTTACCTTTTCCTGTGCAAGCACGTTGGATGGCTGTGGGTTACACTTTACTGACTTTGATTTTTATTTTTCGTGGCGCGCTTTCGCAAGTGGCGCATTTAGCTCATTTGGGAGGAATTGTAGTGGGCTTTGTTTATGCGCGGTTTTTTTTAGTGAAACGCATGAAAATGTTTCCAACACGTTTTTAA
- the gpmI gene encoding 2,3-bisphosphoglycerate-independent phosphoglycerate mutase produces the protein MKKPVVLIIRDGWGINPQGKNGAESEGDATLLAETPFHDYLYSHYPLATLSGSGWDVGLPKGQMGNSEVGHLNLGAGRIVYQDLTRINQAIEDKKFFHIPVLTQFFSQLRSKQKALHLLGLLSDGGVHSHQKHLYALLHAAKEAKLQEVYIHAFLDGRDTSPTGGINYVDELLAFLEKEGIGHLATIIGRYYAMDRDNRWDRTQKAYELITQGVGKEILHITEEINHCYTQGTTDEFMAPLVIHSMPRPLVKDGDSVLFFNFRSDRARQLSQAFLSKTFDRFPRAYWPQVNYGTMTEYDSTFSCPVLFEPQSMSHIFGEVVSEAGLTQLRMAETEKYPHVTYFFNGGREEPFPVEERVMIPSPKVATYDLKPEMSAIELTEEALKQLRTGKFDVLILNYANPDMVGHTGSLPAAIQAVETIDWAVQQLVETVLELGGKLLITADHGNCEQMIAADGSPHTAHTTNRVHLLYVADDAENFRLKDGILADIAPTLLTMLGLNQPKEMTGHSLLERKG, from the coding sequence ATGAAAAAACCGGTTGTTTTAATTATTCGTGATGGTTGGGGGATTAATCCTCAAGGCAAAAATGGCGCGGAAAGTGAAGGCGACGCGACGTTGTTGGCGGAAACACCGTTTCATGATTATTTATACTCACATTATCCTTTAGCAACGCTAAGTGGGAGCGGTTGGGATGTGGGTTTGCCCAAAGGGCAGATGGGCAATTCGGAGGTAGGGCATTTGAATTTAGGCGCGGGACGGATTGTTTATCAGGATTTGACGCGAATTAATCAAGCTATTGAAGATAAAAAATTTTTTCATATTCCTGTGCTGACGCAATTTTTTTCGCAGCTTCGATCAAAGCAAAAAGCTCTGCATCTCTTGGGATTACTATCGGATGGAGGCGTGCATTCACACCAAAAACATCTTTACGCTTTGTTACACGCGGCTAAGGAAGCGAAATTACAAGAGGTTTATATTCACGCTTTTTTGGATGGTCGCGATACTTCGCCGACGGGAGGTATCAATTATGTTGATGAGTTATTGGCGTTTCTTGAGAAGGAGGGGATCGGTCATTTAGCAACGATTATTGGGCGTTATTATGCGATGGATCGGGATAATCGTTGGGATCGAACACAAAAAGCTTATGAGTTGATCACACAAGGGGTGGGGAAAGAGATTTTACATATTACAGAGGAGATTAATCATTGTTATACACAGGGAACAACGGACGAGTTCATGGCGCCTTTGGTTATTCATTCTATGCCACGTCCTTTGGTTAAAGATGGGGATAGTGTTTTATTTTTTAATTTTCGTTCAGATCGCGCGCGTCAACTTTCTCAGGCTTTTTTGTCAAAAACATTTGATCGCTTTCCACGCGCTTATTGGCCGCAGGTGAATTATGGAACGATGACGGAATATGATTCTACGTTTTCGTGTCCTGTGCTTTTTGAGCCGCAATCTATGTCGCATATTTTTGGCGAGGTGGTGAGTGAAGCAGGTTTGACTCAGTTGCGCATGGCGGAAACGGAAAAATATCCGCATGTCACTTATTTTTTTAATGGTGGTCGAGAAGAACCTTTTCCCGTAGAGGAGCGGGTGATGATTCCTTCGCCCAAGGTGGCGACTTACGATTTGAAACCGGAAATGTCGGCTATTGAATTGACGGAGGAAGCGTTAAAACAGTTGCGAACGGGTAAGTTTGATGTGTTGATTCTGAATTATGCGAATCCTGACATGGTAGGACATACGGGTTCTTTACCCGCAGCGATTCAAGCAGTGGAAACGATTGATTGGGCTGTGCAACAGCTTGTGGAAACGGTTTTGGAATTGGGCGGGAAATTATTGATCACTGCGGATCACGGGAATTGCGAGCAAATGATTGCAGCAGATGGCTCACCTCACACCGCTCACACGACGAATCGTGTCCATCTTTTGTATGTGGCGGATGATGCTGAGAATTTTCGATTGAAGGATGGAATTTTAGCGGATATTGCACCGACTTTACTGACAATGTTGGGATTAAATCAACCCAAAGAGATGACGGGTCATTCGCTTTTAGAAAGGAAGGGATAA
- a CDS encoding N-acetylmuramoyl-L-alanine amidase, with protein MKCWKVFIFAILLFGIFSCIQARPIVVIDPGHGGEDRGGLPGQRIPEKVMTLDVGLRLERILLNLGYKVVMTRQSDRFVSLAERCRVANRIRNCIFVSIHFDAYYNSRSNGVSTHYAKYNSGRLATLVHRRLVQRLNPMMNRGVKRARFYVIRNTYCPSILVEGGFLTNRRECERILSPNYRQAMANAIAQGILDYGG; from the coding sequence ATGAAGTGTTGGAAAGTTTTCATTTTTGCTATTCTGCTTTTTGGCATCTTTTCTTGTATCCAGGCTCGTCCCATTGTGGTGATTGATCCCGGACATGGGGGCGAAGATCGAGGCGGTCTGCCAGGACAACGGATTCCAGAAAAAGTGATGACGTTGGATGTGGGGCTACGTTTGGAAAGAATTTTACTTAATCTGGGTTATAAAGTAGTTATGACGCGGCAATCGGATCGTTTTGTTTCTTTGGCTGAACGATGTCGCGTAGCTAATCGCATTCGAAATTGTATTTTTGTGAGTATTCATTTTGATGCTTATTACAATAGTCGAAGCAATGGCGTCAGCACGCATTATGCAAAATATAACAGCGGTCGTTTGGCAACTTTGGTGCATCGACGTTTAGTGCAAAGATTAAATCCCATGATGAATCGCGGCGTCAAACGGGCTCGCTTTTATGTCATTCGCAATACTTATTGTCCATCGATCTTGGTCGAGGGCGGTTTTCTAACGAATCGAAGGGAGTGTGAAAGAATTTTATCGCCCAATTATCGACAGGCCATGGCGAATGCTATTGCCCAGGGTATTTTAGATTATGGAGGTTAA
- a CDS encoding HD domain-containing protein has protein sequence MQQKALPALSRLSLKQLSPLLETYLEVQHLKQLYRQGWLQNGLKKEICESVAEHSFAAAILALFLADNYFPQLDLKKVLIMVLLHDFGEIYAGDLTPVNNLQAEEKYHREQQSIHQVLAKLPQGQKYIALWEEFEKGESPEAQFIKQIDKLEMGLQAHLYETLSQEHRTLFTQAADEAVKDAELKAIFEEMKKATL, from the coding sequence ATGCAACAAAAAGCTCTACCTGCTTTATCGCGTCTTTCGTTAAAGCAGCTTTCACCTCTGTTAGAGACTTATCTTGAAGTGCAACATCTTAAACAACTCTATCGTCAAGGTTGGTTGCAAAACGGGTTAAAAAAAGAAATATGCGAAAGTGTGGCAGAACATTCTTTTGCTGCTGCTATTCTCGCTTTGTTTTTAGCCGATAATTATTTTCCTCAGCTCGATCTTAAAAAAGTTTTGATCATGGTCTTATTGCACGATTTTGGCGAAATTTATGCTGGTGATCTCACACCCGTTAACAATCTTCAAGCCGAAGAAAAATATCATCGAGAACAACAATCCATTCATCAAGTGCTCGCCAAACTGCCTCAAGGCCAAAAATATATTGCACTTTGGGAAGAATTTGAAAAAGGCGAATCACCTGAGGCACAATTTATTAAACAAATTGATAAATTAGAAATGGGTCTCCAAGCACATCTTTACGAAACCCTTTCTCAAGAACATCGCACTCTTTTTACTCAAGCTGCCGATGAAGCCGTCAAAGATGCTGAATTAAAAGCAATTTTTGAAGAAATGAAAAAGGCAACGCTTTAA
- a CDS encoding UDP-glucose/GDP-mannose dehydrogenase family protein, translating into MKLSIIGSGYVGLVTGTCFAEVGHQVICVDNNQEKVKQLRAGKIPIYEPGLEELIKRNVANGRLQFTDSIKEGVDNSEVVFIAVPTPPQSDGNVDLTYIEQVAREIAGVLNDYRVIVDKSTVPVKTGEKVAETISRYCKAKVEFDVVSNPEFLREGCAVSDLMKPDRIVIGVKNDRPVAAMEKIYEPFHAPVYITDINSAELIKHAANSFLALKISYINAVAAICEASGANVDEVADGMGADKRIGRAFLNAGLGYGGSCFPKDIKAFIAISEQLGVPFTLLKEVERINEAQLERFIKKIKDALWVLKDKTIGVLGLAFKGDTDDVRSSVAIALCRRLVAEGAKLRVYDPQGLEKAKEELKKEINSITFCAQGEEVFDKVEAIAVATEWKEFRNLPWKQLKDKMISPLVFDGRNLLDAKELQGFGYQYQGVGR; encoded by the coding sequence ATGAAGTTAAGTATTATTGGATCAGGATATGTAGGATTAGTCACCGGCACTTGTTTTGCAGAAGTGGGACATCAAGTGATTTGTGTGGATAATAATCAAGAAAAAGTGAAGCAGTTGCGAGCGGGTAAAATTCCCATTTACGAGCCGGGTTTGGAAGAGTTAATCAAACGCAATGTAGCCAATGGGCGCTTGCAATTTACTGATTCAATTAAGGAAGGCGTGGACAATTCAGAGGTGGTCTTTATTGCGGTGCCCACTCCACCGCAGAGCGATGGAAATGTGGATTTGACTTATATTGAGCAAGTCGCTCGCGAAATTGCGGGTGTGTTAAATGATTATCGTGTTATTGTGGATAAAAGCACGGTTCCCGTTAAAACGGGTGAAAAAGTGGCGGAAACCATTTCGCGTTACTGCAAAGCAAAAGTGGAATTTGATGTGGTGAGTAATCCGGAATTTTTACGCGAAGGTTGCGCTGTGTCAGACCTAATGAAACCGGATCGCATTGTAATTGGAGTAAAAAATGATCGTCCTGTCGCAGCCATGGAAAAAATTTATGAACCGTTTCATGCGCCGGTTTATATTACGGATATTAACAGCGCTGAATTGATCAAACACGCAGCCAACTCATTTTTAGCGCTTAAAATTTCTTACATTAATGCCGTAGCGGCCATATGTGAAGCTTCAGGCGCAAATGTCGATGAAGTAGCGGATGGCATGGGCGCGGATAAACGTATTGGTCGCGCTTTCTTAAACGCAGGCTTGGGTTATGGGGGCAGTTGTTTCCCGAAAGACATCAAAGCCTTCATTGCTATTTCCGAACAGTTGGGGGTGCCTTTTACGCTGTTGAAAGAAGTGGAACGCATTAATGAAGCGCAGTTGGAACGGTTTATTAAAAAAATTAAAGACGCACTTTGGGTTTTGAAGGACAAAACGATTGGTGTTTTAGGGTTGGCTTTTAAAGGTGACACCGATGATGTTCGTAGCAGTGTTGCCATTGCGTTATGTCGTCGCTTGGTGGCCGAAGGTGCCAAGCTTCGAGTATATGATCCGCAAGGCTTGGAAAAAGCAAAAGAAGAGCTTAAAAAAGAGATTAATAGCATTACTTTTTGTGCTCAAGGCGAAGAAGTTTTTGATAAAGTGGAAGCCATTGCTGTGGCTACGGAATGGAAAGAGTTTCGCAATTTGCCTTGGAAACAGTTGAAAGACAAAATGATTTCACCGTTAGTTTTTGATGGGCGAAATCTTTTAGATGCGAAAGAGCTTCAAGGTTTTGGCTATCAGTATCAAGGGGTTGGTCGCTGA
- a CDS encoding class II fructose-bisphosphate aldolase, producing the protein MIVTTQQLYQVAYGKFAIGAYNINNAEQAVGLFRGCSASKAPFIIQLSKGARKYTDKRIIEAIIRAAEQIFPEVIFAVHLDHGDEETCYDCIDSSFYSSVMIDASHESFEENVAITKRVVERAHQKGISVEAELGMLGGVEEDIKVDEGNACLTNPDEAEKFVKETGCDSLACAIGTSHGAYKFKGQQSLRFDVIKEIQKKLPNFPLVMHGSSSVPPEEVKRINAAGGTLDPSARGVDENEYLPAAKMGVTKVNIDTDGRLVWTRVHREYFRDKPGEYDFRPPGKIFMDEYAKFIAHKNEKLGSAGKLEEVREALKSVPAKR; encoded by the coding sequence ATGATCGTTACTACCCAACAACTCTACCAAGTCGCTTACGGGAAATTTGCCATAGGTGCCTACAATATTAATAATGCCGAACAAGCTGTCGGACTTTTTCGGGGTTGCTCGGCATCCAAAGCCCCCTTTATTATTCAACTTTCCAAAGGCGCTCGCAAATATACTGACAAACGTATCATTGAAGCCATTATTCGCGCTGCGGAACAAATCTTTCCCGAAGTCATTTTTGCGGTTCATCTTGATCATGGTGATGAAGAAACCTGCTACGATTGCATTGATTCAAGTTTTTACAGTTCCGTCATGATCGACGCCTCGCATGAATCCTTTGAAGAAAATGTAGCTATTACAAAACGCGTAGTCGAGCGCGCTCATCAAAAAGGGATTTCAGTCGAAGCCGAGTTGGGCATGTTGGGTGGTGTCGAAGAAGACATTAAAGTAGATGAGGGCAACGCTTGTTTAACTAACCCTGATGAAGCCGAAAAATTTGTGAAAGAAACCGGTTGCGATTCTTTAGCCTGCGCCATCGGCACCAGCCACGGCGCTTACAAATTTAAAGGTCAACAATCCCTGCGTTTCGATGTCATCAAAGAAATTCAAAAGAAACTACCCAACTTTCCTCTCGTCATGCACGGTTCCAGCAGCGTTCCTCCAGAAGAAGTAAAACGCATCAATGCTGCCGGGGGAACACTCGACCCCAGCGCACGTGGTGTAGACGAGAATGAATATTTACCCGCAGCAAAAATGGGCGTAACCAAAGTCAATATCGACACAGACGGGCGTTTGGTATGGACTCGCGTGCATCGTGAATATTTTCGCGACAAACCTGGCGAATACGATTTTCGTCCTCCTGGCAAAATTTTTATGGACGAATACGCCAAATTCATTGCTCACAAAAATGAAAAACTGGGTTCAGCCGGTAAACTCGAAGAAGTTCGCGAAGCTTTAAAATCGGTTCCTGCAAAGCGTTGA
- a CDS encoding cobalamin biosynthesis protein CbiX codes for MKSDNPFWKQATLVLVGHGSTINLDSSLPTFQHAKALKTRDVFANVLPAFWKEHPSFEETFDQIKTKEVYLVPNFIAEGYFTQTIIPQEFNRLNIECHFQLYFCRPVGTHPSMTQTLLHRAQNVISPPPPHETCLLLVGHGTERHENSGVTLYDQVNRLKQKKIYAEVQGAFMEQAPYVKDWPQLTAQPNVVVVPFFIANGLHSYEDIPVLLGLVKKVDSSLLSESLFKQNPYHVHDRHLWYTPAIGTEPEIVDVILDLICEYDATHARHTK; via the coding sequence TTGAAATCCGATAACCCTTTTTGGAAACAAGCCACCCTCGTTTTAGTGGGTCACGGCTCAACCATTAACCTCGATTCTTCGCTGCCCACTTTTCAACATGCGAAAGCGCTCAAAACACGTGATGTTTTTGCCAACGTGCTTCCTGCTTTTTGGAAAGAACATCCCTCCTTTGAAGAAACCTTTGACCAAATCAAAACAAAAGAAGTTTATTTAGTGCCTAATTTTATTGCGGAAGGTTATTTCACTCAAACTATTATTCCCCAAGAATTCAATCGTTTGAATATTGAATGCCATTTTCAACTCTACTTTTGCCGACCCGTAGGAACCCACCCTTCCATGACTCAAACCCTGCTTCATCGCGCGCAGAACGTTATTTCTCCTCCTCCGCCTCACGAAACTTGTTTATTGCTAGTAGGCCACGGCACCGAACGTCATGAAAATTCGGGCGTTACCCTTTATGATCAAGTGAATCGTTTAAAACAAAAAAAAATCTATGCCGAAGTCCAAGGCGCTTTTATGGAGCAAGCGCCTTATGTCAAAGACTGGCCCCAACTCACCGCACAACCGAATGTCGTGGTTGTTCCCTTTTTTATCGCCAATGGCCTACATTCTTATGAAGACATCCCCGTTTTGTTAGGTCTAGTAAAAAAAGTGGACTCATCACTTTTGTCCGAATCACTTTTTAAACAAAACCCTTATCACGTTCACGATCGTCACCTATGGTATACTCCTGCGATTGGCACAGAACCTGAAATTGTAGATGTTATATTGGATTTAATTTGTGAATACGACGCAACGCATGCCCGTCATACTAAATAA